The proteins below come from a single Papaver somniferum cultivar HN1 chromosome 11, ASM357369v1, whole genome shotgun sequence genomic window:
- the LOC113325029 gene encoding uncharacterized protein LOC113325029, which yields MGKSTSGSGDSSSLLMPGVKSDDRSRERKPRRIRCPAIAKTPDELEASFIQLYAAYSEAAAHNKEEGEFADCEKKLIKVLDLKKVVPLMIDLLKYDKCGKRLASCILITFEELTHVAFQVPSQEIQVGKLVKSLVEMEALEVFVSTLGKFSEDDDLRAVQTIAPMIFQGRAAVAKTASSFRELIIWVSAAIRGTKWDAKVCDVGFLHTLLMNYTENRLLLGRDTLPAVVDALSSLIMSPEEEKTEKQKRKEEEDLPWTLFGCLFFLLEYPDNKVHFVNAGGIEAMIKILQDGKKLGDYIYGSAIVALDIVKDCLAASDKFENDDLGLGIAIFPASMDMILSTMHCKEEIEERLISLIESLTGVTSGEIYL from the exons ATGGGTAAGTCAACGTCCGGCAGTGGCGATTCATCATCTCTCCTTATGCCTGGGGTTAAATCAGATGATCGATCTAGAGAGAGGAAACCACGCAGAATCAGATGTCCTGCTATTGCTAAAACACCAGATGAACTTGAGGCATCCTTCATACAACTATACGCTGCTTACAGCGAAGCAGCAGCTCATAATAAGGAGGAGGGTGAATTCGCTGATTGTGAAAAGAAACTTATTAAG GTTTTAGATCTTAAGAAGGTTGTTCCGTTGATGATTGATTTATTGAAATATGATAAATGCGGGAAGCGTTTAGCTAGTTGTATTCTTATTACTTTCGAAGAGCTAACTCATGTGGCATTTCAAGTTCCTAGTCAAGAGATACAAGTTGGCAAATTGGTTAAATCTCTAGTTGAAATGGAAGCCTTGGAAGTATTTGTTTCTACTCTTGGTAAGTTTTCTGAAGACGATGATTTACGAGCAGTACAAACTATTGCGCCGATGATTTTTCAAGGAAGAGCAGCTGTAGCAAAAACCGCGAGCAGTTTCAGGGAACTGATTATTTGGGTATCAGCAGCAATAAGAGGTACCAAATGGGATGCAAAAGTGTGTGATGTGGGTTTTTTACATACTCTTTTGATGAATTATACGGAAAATAGACTTCTATTGGGAAGGGACACCCTACCTGCTGTTGTAGATGCTCTTTCATCTCTTATTATGAGtcctgaagaagaaaaaacagaaaaacaaaaaagaaaagaagaagaagacctgCCTTGGACtttgtttggttgtttatttTTTCTATTAGAATATCCGGACAACAAAGTGCATTTTGTCAATGCTGGAGGAATCGAGGCAATGATTAAAATTTTACAGGACGGGAAGAAATTGGGTGATTATATTTATGGATCTGCGATTGTGGCACTTGATATAGTGAAAGATTGTCTTGCTGCTTCTGACAAGTTTGAGAATGATGATTTGGGATTGGGCATTGCAATATTCCCTGCTTCCATGGATATG ATTCTGAGCACTATGCattgtaaagaagaaattgaagaacgtCTTATATCTCTAATCGAATCATTAACTG GTGTAACTTCTGGAGAAATATATCTTTGA